One region of Anser cygnoides isolate HZ-2024a breed goose chromosome 22, Taihu_goose_T2T_genome, whole genome shotgun sequence genomic DNA includes:
- the FBXL20 gene encoding F-box/LRR-repeat protein 20 isoform X8, whose translation MFSNNDEAVINKKLPKELLLRIFSFLDVVTLCRCAQVSRAWNVLALDGSNWQRIDLFDFQRDIEGRVVENISKRCGGFLRKLSLRGCQGVGDNALRTFAQNCRNIEVLNLNGCTKITDATCTSLSKFCSKLRHLDLASCTSITNLSLKALSEGCPLLEQLNISWCDQVTKDGIQALVRGCGGLKALFLKGCTQLEDEALKYIGAHCPELVTLNLQTCLQITDDGLITICRGCHKLQSLCASGCCNITDAILNALGQNCPRLRILEVARCSQLTDVGFTTLARNCHELEKMDLEECVQITDSTLIQLSIHCPRLQVLSLSHCELITDDGIRHLGNGACAHDRLEVIELDNCPLITDASLEHLKSCHSLERIELYDCQQITRAGIKRLRTHLPNIKVHAYFAPVTPPPSVGGSRQRFCRCCIIL comes from the exons ATGTTCTCAAACAATGACGAAGCTGTGATCAACAAAAAACTTCcaaaagagctgctgcttcG AATTTTCTCGTTCCTGGATGTGGTCACTCTGTGTCGCTGTGCTCAAGTCTCCAGG GCATGGAATGTTCTGGCCCTGGATGGCAGTAACTGGCAGCGAATTGACCTGTTTGATTTCCAGAGGGATATTGAG GGCCGAGTAGTTGAGAACATTTCCAAGAGATGTGGGGGGTTCTTGCGGAAGTTAAGCCTGCGTGGCTGTCAAGGAGTGGGAGACAATGCGTTAAG GACATTtgcacagaactgcagaaatattGAAGTATTGAACCTAAATGGCTGTACCAAGATCACAGACGC TACGTGTACCAGCCTCAGTAAGTTCTGCTCTAAGCTCAGGCACCTTGATTTGGCTTCCTGCACTTCCATAACCAACCTGTCCCTGAAAGCACTGAG CGAGGGATGCCCGCTGCTGGAACAGCTGAATATCTCCTGGTGCGACCAAGTGAcgaaggatggcatccaggccCTGGTGAGAGGCTGCGGGGGGCTCAAAGCCCTGTTCCTGAAGGGCTGCACGCAG cttgaGGATGAAGCTCTCAAATATATCGGCGCACATTGTCCTGAACTGGTGACTTTAAACCTTCAGACGTGCTTA CAAATAACAGACGACGGGCTCATCACGATATGCAGAGGGTGCCACAAGCTGCAATCCCTGTGTGCCTCGGGCTGCTGTAACATTACCGACGCCATCCTGAACGCCCTGGGACAGAACTGCCCCAGGCTGAG AATATTAGAAGTTGCAAGGTGTTCTCAGCTAACAGATGTGGGCTTTACTACTCTAGCTAGG AACTGCCACGAACTTGAAAAAATGGACCTGGAAGAGTGCGTCCAG ataACAGACAGTACACTAATCCAGCTCTCCATACACTGTCCGCGGCTTCAGGTTCTG AGCCTGTCCCACTGCGAGCTGATCACGGACGATGGGATCCGCCACCTGGGAAACGGCGCCTGCGCGCACGACCGCCTGGAGGTGATCGAGCTGGACAACTGCCCGCTGATCACAGACGCCTCCCTGGAGCACCTGAAAAGCTGCCACAGCCTGGAGAGGATAGAACTGTACGACTGCCAGCAGATCACGCGGGCGGGGATCAAGAGACTCAGG ACCCACCTCCCCAACATCAAAGTCCATGCCTACTTCGCGCCCGTGACACCCCCTCCGTCGGTCGGGGGCAGCAGACAGCGCTTCTGCAGATGCTGCATCATCCTatga
- the FBXL20 gene encoding F-box/LRR-repeat protein 20 isoform X5, which translates to MRREMNGVTRSRFEMFSNNDEAVINKKLPKELLLRIFSFLDVVTLCRCAQVSRGRVVENISKRCGGFLRKLSLRGCQGVGDNALRTFAQNCRNIEVLNLNGCTKITDATCTSLSKFCSKLRHLDLASCTSITNLSLKALSEGCPLLEQLNISWCDQVTKDGIQALVRGCGGLKALFLKGCTQLEDEALKYIGAHCPELVTLNLQTCLQITDDGLITICRGCHKLQSLCASGCCNITDAILNALGQNCPRLRILEVARCSQLTDVGFTTLARNCHELEKMDLEECVQITDSTLIQLSIHCPRLQVLSLSHCELITDDGIRHLGNGACAHDRLEVIELDNCPLITDASLEHLKSCHSLERIELYDCQQITRAGIKRLRTHLPNIKVHAYFAPVTPPPSVGGSRQRFCRCCIIL; encoded by the exons ATGTTCTCAAACAATGACGAAGCTGTGATCAACAAAAAACTTCcaaaagagctgctgcttcG AATTTTCTCGTTCCTGGATGTGGTCACTCTGTGTCGCTGTGCTCAAGTCTCCAGG GGCCGAGTAGTTGAGAACATTTCCAAGAGATGTGGGGGGTTCTTGCGGAAGTTAAGCCTGCGTGGCTGTCAAGGAGTGGGAGACAATGCGTTAAG GACATTtgcacagaactgcagaaatattGAAGTATTGAACCTAAATGGCTGTACCAAGATCACAGACGC TACGTGTACCAGCCTCAGTAAGTTCTGCTCTAAGCTCAGGCACCTTGATTTGGCTTCCTGCACTTCCATAACCAACCTGTCCCTGAAAGCACTGAG CGAGGGATGCCCGCTGCTGGAACAGCTGAATATCTCCTGGTGCGACCAAGTGAcgaaggatggcatccaggccCTGGTGAGAGGCTGCGGGGGGCTCAAAGCCCTGTTCCTGAAGGGCTGCACGCAG cttgaGGATGAAGCTCTCAAATATATCGGCGCACATTGTCCTGAACTGGTGACTTTAAACCTTCAGACGTGCTTA CAAATAACAGACGACGGGCTCATCACGATATGCAGAGGGTGCCACAAGCTGCAATCCCTGTGTGCCTCGGGCTGCTGTAACATTACCGACGCCATCCTGAACGCCCTGGGACAGAACTGCCCCAGGCTGAG AATATTAGAAGTTGCAAGGTGTTCTCAGCTAACAGATGTGGGCTTTACTACTCTAGCTAGG AACTGCCACGAACTTGAAAAAATGGACCTGGAAGAGTGCGTCCAG ataACAGACAGTACACTAATCCAGCTCTCCATACACTGTCCGCGGCTTCAGGTTCTG AGCCTGTCCCACTGCGAGCTGATCACGGACGATGGGATCCGCCACCTGGGAAACGGCGCCTGCGCGCACGACCGCCTGGAGGTGATCGAGCTGGACAACTGCCCGCTGATCACAGACGCCTCCCTGGAGCACCTGAAAAGCTGCCACAGCCTGGAGAGGATAGAACTGTACGACTGCCAGCAGATCACGCGGGCGGGGATCAAGAGACTCAGG ACCCACCTCCCCAACATCAAAGTCCATGCCTACTTCGCGCCCGTGACACCCCCTCCGTCGGTCGGGGGCAGCAGACAGCGCTTCTGCAGATGCTGCATCATCCTatga
- the FBXL20 gene encoding F-box/LRR-repeat protein 20 isoform X7: MLPGVRIFSFLDVVTLCRCAQVSRGRVVENISKRCGGFLRKLSLRGCQGVGDNALRTFAQNCRNIEVLNLNGCTKITDATCTSLSKFCSKLRHLDLASCTSITNLSLKALSEGCPLLEQLNISWCDQVTKDGIQALVRGCGGLKALFLKGCTQLEDEALKYIGAHCPELVTLNLQTCLQITDDGLITICRGCHKLQSLCASGCCNITDAILNALGQNCPRLRILEVARCSQLTDVGFTTLARNCHELEKMDLEECVQITDSTLIQLSIHCPRLQVLSLSHCELITDDGIRHLGNGACAHDRLEVIELDNCPLITDASLEHLKSCHSLERIELYDCQQITRAGIKRLRTHLPNIKVHAYFAPVTPPPSVGGSRQRFCRCCIIL; encoded by the exons ATGCTGCCGGGTGTGAG AATTTTCTCGTTCCTGGATGTGGTCACTCTGTGTCGCTGTGCTCAAGTCTCCAGG GGCCGAGTAGTTGAGAACATTTCCAAGAGATGTGGGGGGTTCTTGCGGAAGTTAAGCCTGCGTGGCTGTCAAGGAGTGGGAGACAATGCGTTAAG GACATTtgcacagaactgcagaaatattGAAGTATTGAACCTAAATGGCTGTACCAAGATCACAGACGC TACGTGTACCAGCCTCAGTAAGTTCTGCTCTAAGCTCAGGCACCTTGATTTGGCTTCCTGCACTTCCATAACCAACCTGTCCCTGAAAGCACTGAG CGAGGGATGCCCGCTGCTGGAACAGCTGAATATCTCCTGGTGCGACCAAGTGAcgaaggatggcatccaggccCTGGTGAGAGGCTGCGGGGGGCTCAAAGCCCTGTTCCTGAAGGGCTGCACGCAG cttgaGGATGAAGCTCTCAAATATATCGGCGCACATTGTCCTGAACTGGTGACTTTAAACCTTCAGACGTGCTTA CAAATAACAGACGACGGGCTCATCACGATATGCAGAGGGTGCCACAAGCTGCAATCCCTGTGTGCCTCGGGCTGCTGTAACATTACCGACGCCATCCTGAACGCCCTGGGACAGAACTGCCCCAGGCTGAG AATATTAGAAGTTGCAAGGTGTTCTCAGCTAACAGATGTGGGCTTTACTACTCTAGCTAGG AACTGCCACGAACTTGAAAAAATGGACCTGGAAGAGTGCGTCCAG ataACAGACAGTACACTAATCCAGCTCTCCATACACTGTCCGCGGCTTCAGGTTCTG AGCCTGTCCCACTGCGAGCTGATCACGGACGATGGGATCCGCCACCTGGGAAACGGCGCCTGCGCGCACGACCGCCTGGAGGTGATCGAGCTGGACAACTGCCCGCTGATCACAGACGCCTCCCTGGAGCACCTGAAAAGCTGCCACAGCCTGGAGAGGATAGAACTGTACGACTGCCAGCAGATCACGCGGGCGGGGATCAAGAGACTCAGG ACCCACCTCCCCAACATCAAAGTCCATGCCTACTTCGCGCCCGTGACACCCCCTCCGTCGGTCGGGGGCAGCAGACAGCGCTTCTGCAGATGCTGCATCATCCTatga
- the FBXL20 gene encoding F-box/LRR-repeat protein 20 isoform X3, translating to MGAAACGMFSNNDEAVINKKLPKELLLRIFSFLDVVTLCRCAQVSRGRVVENISKRCGGFLRKLSLRGCQGVGDNALRTFAQNCRNIEVLNLNGCTKITDATCTSLSKFCSKLRHLDLASCTSITNLSLKALSEGCPLLEQLNISWCDQVTKDGIQALVRGCGGLKALFLKGCTQLEDEALKYIGAHCPELVTLNLQTCLQITDDGLITICRGCHKLQSLCASGCCNITDAILNALGQNCPRLRILEVARCSQLTDVGFTTLARNCHELEKMDLEECVQITDSTLIQLSIHCPRLQVLSLSHCELITDDGIRHLGNGACAHDRLEVIELDNCPLITDASLEHLKSCHSLERIELYDCQQITRAGIKRLRTHLPNIKVHAYFAPVTPPPSVGGSRQRFCRCCIIL from the exons ATGTTCTCAAACAATGACGAAGCTGTGATCAACAAAAAACTTCcaaaagagctgctgcttcG AATTTTCTCGTTCCTGGATGTGGTCACTCTGTGTCGCTGTGCTCAAGTCTCCAGG GGCCGAGTAGTTGAGAACATTTCCAAGAGATGTGGGGGGTTCTTGCGGAAGTTAAGCCTGCGTGGCTGTCAAGGAGTGGGAGACAATGCGTTAAG GACATTtgcacagaactgcagaaatattGAAGTATTGAACCTAAATGGCTGTACCAAGATCACAGACGC TACGTGTACCAGCCTCAGTAAGTTCTGCTCTAAGCTCAGGCACCTTGATTTGGCTTCCTGCACTTCCATAACCAACCTGTCCCTGAAAGCACTGAG CGAGGGATGCCCGCTGCTGGAACAGCTGAATATCTCCTGGTGCGACCAAGTGAcgaaggatggcatccaggccCTGGTGAGAGGCTGCGGGGGGCTCAAAGCCCTGTTCCTGAAGGGCTGCACGCAG cttgaGGATGAAGCTCTCAAATATATCGGCGCACATTGTCCTGAACTGGTGACTTTAAACCTTCAGACGTGCTTA CAAATAACAGACGACGGGCTCATCACGATATGCAGAGGGTGCCACAAGCTGCAATCCCTGTGTGCCTCGGGCTGCTGTAACATTACCGACGCCATCCTGAACGCCCTGGGACAGAACTGCCCCAGGCTGAG AATATTAGAAGTTGCAAGGTGTTCTCAGCTAACAGATGTGGGCTTTACTACTCTAGCTAGG AACTGCCACGAACTTGAAAAAATGGACCTGGAAGAGTGCGTCCAG ataACAGACAGTACACTAATCCAGCTCTCCATACACTGTCCGCGGCTTCAGGTTCTG AGCCTGTCCCACTGCGAGCTGATCACGGACGATGGGATCCGCCACCTGGGAAACGGCGCCTGCGCGCACGACCGCCTGGAGGTGATCGAGCTGGACAACTGCCCGCTGATCACAGACGCCTCCCTGGAGCACCTGAAAAGCTGCCACAGCCTGGAGAGGATAGAACTGTACGACTGCCAGCAGATCACGCGGGCGGGGATCAAGAGACTCAGG ACCCACCTCCCCAACATCAAAGTCCATGCCTACTTCGCGCCCGTGACACCCCCTCCGTCGGTCGGGGGCAGCAGACAGCGCTTCTGCAGATGCTGCATCATCCTatga
- the FBXL20 gene encoding F-box/LRR-repeat protein 20 isoform X6 — protein sequence MLPGVRIFSFLDVVTLCRCAQVSRAWNVLALDGSNWQRIDLFDFQRDIEGRVVENISKRCGGFLRKLSLRGCQGVGDNALRTFAQNCRNIEVLNLNGCTKITDATCTSLSKFCSKLRHLDLASCTSITNLSLKALSEGCPLLEQLNISWCDQVTKDGIQALVRGCGGLKALFLKGCTQLEDEALKYIGAHCPELVTLNLQTCLQITDDGLITICRGCHKLQSLCASGCCNITDAILNALGQNCPRLRILEVARCSQLTDVGFTTLARNCHELEKMDLEECVQITDSTLIQLSIHCPRLQVLSLSHCELITDDGIRHLGNGACAHDRLEVIELDNCPLITDASLEHLKSCHSLERIELYDCQQITRAGIKRLRTHLPNIKVHAYFAPVTPPPSVGGSRQRFCRCCIIL from the exons ATGCTGCCGGGTGTGAG AATTTTCTCGTTCCTGGATGTGGTCACTCTGTGTCGCTGTGCTCAAGTCTCCAGG GCATGGAATGTTCTGGCCCTGGATGGCAGTAACTGGCAGCGAATTGACCTGTTTGATTTCCAGAGGGATATTGAG GGCCGAGTAGTTGAGAACATTTCCAAGAGATGTGGGGGGTTCTTGCGGAAGTTAAGCCTGCGTGGCTGTCAAGGAGTGGGAGACAATGCGTTAAG GACATTtgcacagaactgcagaaatattGAAGTATTGAACCTAAATGGCTGTACCAAGATCACAGACGC TACGTGTACCAGCCTCAGTAAGTTCTGCTCTAAGCTCAGGCACCTTGATTTGGCTTCCTGCACTTCCATAACCAACCTGTCCCTGAAAGCACTGAG CGAGGGATGCCCGCTGCTGGAACAGCTGAATATCTCCTGGTGCGACCAAGTGAcgaaggatggcatccaggccCTGGTGAGAGGCTGCGGGGGGCTCAAAGCCCTGTTCCTGAAGGGCTGCACGCAG cttgaGGATGAAGCTCTCAAATATATCGGCGCACATTGTCCTGAACTGGTGACTTTAAACCTTCAGACGTGCTTA CAAATAACAGACGACGGGCTCATCACGATATGCAGAGGGTGCCACAAGCTGCAATCCCTGTGTGCCTCGGGCTGCTGTAACATTACCGACGCCATCCTGAACGCCCTGGGACAGAACTGCCCCAGGCTGAG AATATTAGAAGTTGCAAGGTGTTCTCAGCTAACAGATGTGGGCTTTACTACTCTAGCTAGG AACTGCCACGAACTTGAAAAAATGGACCTGGAAGAGTGCGTCCAG ataACAGACAGTACACTAATCCAGCTCTCCATACACTGTCCGCGGCTTCAGGTTCTG AGCCTGTCCCACTGCGAGCTGATCACGGACGATGGGATCCGCCACCTGGGAAACGGCGCCTGCGCGCACGACCGCCTGGAGGTGATCGAGCTGGACAACTGCCCGCTGATCACAGACGCCTCCCTGGAGCACCTGAAAAGCTGCCACAGCCTGGAGAGGATAGAACTGTACGACTGCCAGCAGATCACGCGGGCGGGGATCAAGAGACTCAGG ACCCACCTCCCCAACATCAAAGTCCATGCCTACTTCGCGCCCGTGACACCCCCTCCGTCGGTCGGGGGCAGCAGACAGCGCTTCTGCAGATGCTGCATCATCCTatga
- the FBXL20 gene encoding F-box/LRR-repeat protein 20 isoform X4, with translation MRREMNGVTRSRFEMFSNNDEAVINKKLPKELLLRIFSFLDVVTLCRCAQVSRAWNVLALDGSNWQRIDLFDFQRDIEGRVVENISKRCGGFLRKLSLRGCQGVGDNALRTFAQNCRNIEVLNLNGCTKITDATCTSLSKFCSKLRHLDLASCTSITNLSLKALSEGCPLLEQLNISWCDQVTKDGIQALVRGCGGLKALFLKGCTQLEDEALKYIGAHCPELVTLNLQTCLQITDDGLITICRGCHKLQSLCASGCCNITDAILNALGQNCPRLRILEVARCSQLTDVGFTTLARNCHELEKMDLEECVQITDSTLIQLSIHCPRLQVLSLSHCELITDDGIRHLGNGACAHDRLEVIELDNCPLITDASLEHLKSCHSLERIELYDCQQITRAGIKRLRTHLPNIKVHAYFAPVTPPPSVGGSRQRFCRCCIIL, from the exons ATGTTCTCAAACAATGACGAAGCTGTGATCAACAAAAAACTTCcaaaagagctgctgcttcG AATTTTCTCGTTCCTGGATGTGGTCACTCTGTGTCGCTGTGCTCAAGTCTCCAGG GCATGGAATGTTCTGGCCCTGGATGGCAGTAACTGGCAGCGAATTGACCTGTTTGATTTCCAGAGGGATATTGAG GGCCGAGTAGTTGAGAACATTTCCAAGAGATGTGGGGGGTTCTTGCGGAAGTTAAGCCTGCGTGGCTGTCAAGGAGTGGGAGACAATGCGTTAAG GACATTtgcacagaactgcagaaatattGAAGTATTGAACCTAAATGGCTGTACCAAGATCACAGACGC TACGTGTACCAGCCTCAGTAAGTTCTGCTCTAAGCTCAGGCACCTTGATTTGGCTTCCTGCACTTCCATAACCAACCTGTCCCTGAAAGCACTGAG CGAGGGATGCCCGCTGCTGGAACAGCTGAATATCTCCTGGTGCGACCAAGTGAcgaaggatggcatccaggccCTGGTGAGAGGCTGCGGGGGGCTCAAAGCCCTGTTCCTGAAGGGCTGCACGCAG cttgaGGATGAAGCTCTCAAATATATCGGCGCACATTGTCCTGAACTGGTGACTTTAAACCTTCAGACGTGCTTA CAAATAACAGACGACGGGCTCATCACGATATGCAGAGGGTGCCACAAGCTGCAATCCCTGTGTGCCTCGGGCTGCTGTAACATTACCGACGCCATCCTGAACGCCCTGGGACAGAACTGCCCCAGGCTGAG AATATTAGAAGTTGCAAGGTGTTCTCAGCTAACAGATGTGGGCTTTACTACTCTAGCTAGG AACTGCCACGAACTTGAAAAAATGGACCTGGAAGAGTGCGTCCAG ataACAGACAGTACACTAATCCAGCTCTCCATACACTGTCCGCGGCTTCAGGTTCTG AGCCTGTCCCACTGCGAGCTGATCACGGACGATGGGATCCGCCACCTGGGAAACGGCGCCTGCGCGCACGACCGCCTGGAGGTGATCGAGCTGGACAACTGCCCGCTGATCACAGACGCCTCCCTGGAGCACCTGAAAAGCTGCCACAGCCTGGAGAGGATAGAACTGTACGACTGCCAGCAGATCACGCGGGCGGGGATCAAGAGACTCAGG ACCCACCTCCCCAACATCAAAGTCCATGCCTACTTCGCGCCCGTGACACCCCCTCCGTCGGTCGGGGGCAGCAGACAGCGCTTCTGCAGATGCTGCATCATCCTatga
- the FBXL20 gene encoding F-box/LRR-repeat protein 20 isoform X1, with translation MGAAACGMFSNNDEAVINKKLPKELLLRIFSFLDVVTLCRCAQVSRAWNVLALDGSNWQRIDLFDFQRDIEGRVVENISKRCGGFLRKLSLRGCQGVGDNALRTFAQNCRNIEVLNLNGCTKITDATCTSLSKFCSKLRHLDLASCTSITNLSLKALSEGCPLLEQLNISWCDQVTKDGIQALVRGCGGLKALFLKGCTQLEDEALKYIGAHCPELVTLNLQTCLQITDDGLITICRGCHKLQSLCASGCCNITDAILNALGQNCPRLRILEVARCSQLTDVGFTTLARNCHELEKMDLEECVQITDSTLIQLSIHCPRLQVLSLSHCELITDDGIRHLGNGACAHDRLEVIELDNCPLITDASLEHLKSCHSLERIELYDCQQITRAGIKRLRTHLPNIKVHAYFAPVTPPPSVGGSRQRFCRCCIIL, from the exons ATGTTCTCAAACAATGACGAAGCTGTGATCAACAAAAAACTTCcaaaagagctgctgcttcG AATTTTCTCGTTCCTGGATGTGGTCACTCTGTGTCGCTGTGCTCAAGTCTCCAGG GCATGGAATGTTCTGGCCCTGGATGGCAGTAACTGGCAGCGAATTGACCTGTTTGATTTCCAGAGGGATATTGAG GGCCGAGTAGTTGAGAACATTTCCAAGAGATGTGGGGGGTTCTTGCGGAAGTTAAGCCTGCGTGGCTGTCAAGGAGTGGGAGACAATGCGTTAAG GACATTtgcacagaactgcagaaatattGAAGTATTGAACCTAAATGGCTGTACCAAGATCACAGACGC TACGTGTACCAGCCTCAGTAAGTTCTGCTCTAAGCTCAGGCACCTTGATTTGGCTTCCTGCACTTCCATAACCAACCTGTCCCTGAAAGCACTGAG CGAGGGATGCCCGCTGCTGGAACAGCTGAATATCTCCTGGTGCGACCAAGTGAcgaaggatggcatccaggccCTGGTGAGAGGCTGCGGGGGGCTCAAAGCCCTGTTCCTGAAGGGCTGCACGCAG cttgaGGATGAAGCTCTCAAATATATCGGCGCACATTGTCCTGAACTGGTGACTTTAAACCTTCAGACGTGCTTA CAAATAACAGACGACGGGCTCATCACGATATGCAGAGGGTGCCACAAGCTGCAATCCCTGTGTGCCTCGGGCTGCTGTAACATTACCGACGCCATCCTGAACGCCCTGGGACAGAACTGCCCCAGGCTGAG AATATTAGAAGTTGCAAGGTGTTCTCAGCTAACAGATGTGGGCTTTACTACTCTAGCTAGG AACTGCCACGAACTTGAAAAAATGGACCTGGAAGAGTGCGTCCAG ataACAGACAGTACACTAATCCAGCTCTCCATACACTGTCCGCGGCTTCAGGTTCTG AGCCTGTCCCACTGCGAGCTGATCACGGACGATGGGATCCGCCACCTGGGAAACGGCGCCTGCGCGCACGACCGCCTGGAGGTGATCGAGCTGGACAACTGCCCGCTGATCACAGACGCCTCCCTGGAGCACCTGAAAAGCTGCCACAGCCTGGAGAGGATAGAACTGTACGACTGCCAGCAGATCACGCGGGCGGGGATCAAGAGACTCAGG ACCCACCTCCCCAACATCAAAGTCCATGCCTACTTCGCGCCCGTGACACCCCCTCCGTCGGTCGGGGGCAGCAGACAGCGCTTCTGCAGATGCTGCATCATCCTatga